Sequence from the Polyangiaceae bacterium genome:
GCGGCCTCAGCAGCGGAGCGATCACCGGCGTGCTGGATCGCCTCGAGAAGGGTCGGTTCATTCGTCGCGAGCGAGATCCAAAGGATCGGCGCTCAGTCATCATTCGTTTCCTCCCGGATCGAATTCCCGACCTCGAGTCTGCCTTCGCGCCAATCGGGGAGGCAAATGCCCGGCTCTGGGCGGAGTATTCCCCGAGCGAGCAGGCGCTCATCTACGACTACTTCCAGCGCACCTTCGAGCTGGTGGATAGAGAGGTGGCAAGGCTCAAGGGTACAGCGCCCGTATCCCCGGCGAAGGCGATCTCGGAGTCTGACTGGGTCGCGCCTCGGGGGGACACGCAGCGCGGCACCCTGGATTTCACCAACGGCATGAGTCGACTGCTGCTGACTAGCGGCTCCGACACGGAGCTCGCGCGCGCCAGCTTCGACGGCGAAGCTCCAAAGCTCGAACACCGCGAGGAACTGATACGCGTTCGCTACCCGCGCTCGCTGCTCGCGCTGCTCAAGTCGAAGCCGAAGCGGGGAGAGATCCGCCTATGCCGTGCGGTACCCTGGCAGCTACAAGTCAACGGCGGGGCAACGGAGCTGGAGTGCGCGTTTCGTGAGCTTCAACTTGAACACTTCAAGCTCCGCGGCGGCGCCCAGCGACTGACCCTCGATCTTGGGGTGCCAGCCGCCCGCGTTCCAATCGAAATCCAGGGGGGAGCGCAGCAATTGAGCGTGGTGCGCCCCGCGTCGAGCGCGATCCGTTTGCGCGTGGACGGTGGCGCAACCAAGGTGGAACTCGACACACTGAAACTCGGGGCCGTCGGTGGGGAGCTTCAGTGGGCGACGCCTGGGCTGAACGAAACGCAACCGTTTTATGACATTCATGTGCACGGCGGGTGCGTCGGGTTGGCATTGTCGTCGAGCTGAGCGCAGGGCGCGCTACCCAACCTAGAGGCGTTCAGCTAGCGTCTTGTCTCCGTAGTTCGCTGCAAAACTCGCCCGCCCCCTCGGGGTGTGGGCACGCGAGTTTTGCGCCTTCGCGCTACTTTTGAGACGAGGAAACGCTGTGTTGATTTGTTCAGCGAATCACAGATTCGCCTCACTAGTACCTCACCGTCGCCTGCACGCTGAGCTTCGGCGCTACGGTGTCCACGATGCGCTTCGCGTCGGGGCTACCGTCTGGGGCGGAGATGTCACGCCAGGCGTAGTTCAGGGCGACCTTGGCTTTGGCGTCGAGGAAGTACTGGGCGCCGATGACCACTTCCGTGAAGATACGGCGCGGAGCCTCCTCGTCATACTGTTGGTCCAGGCGGTTGAAGCCCAAGTCGAGCTCGAGCGGTTCGACCACTCTCGCTCCGAACAAGAACGTCCCTCCCCAGGCTTTTGCGTCCGGAGCGACTGCCACAGGATTACCCGGGAAGGGTGGAGCAGCGCCGGTAGGCAGCGCTCCCTTCGCCCACACCGCCTCGGTACGCAGCCTCAGCCAGTCCCACATGAACTGCGCGCCTCCGCCGGCGCGGAGGCGGTCCACTCGCTGCGTGTCGCTGTAGTGGCGCGAGCCTTCGAGGCCCCAAGCGAATAGCGCAAGCTCGTTGCGGTCTGGCTTGAACTCTTGCTGAGGCTTCGGCAGCCAAGCGAGCTGCACTCGCCCACCGACGTCCTTCGCGTCGTCCTCGTCGATGGCTCTCGCCTTGCCGTTCGTCACGCTCAGCGCGTAGCTCAAACGCAGCTGATTGCTGAAGGAGACGGTGTCGAACAGCATGACGCCGATGTCTCGGAACGAGTACGCGGCGCCAGTCTGCACGCCTTCATCGATTGCCCGTTCCTGCAGCAGGCGAGCCGCAACAACGGAGAAATCGATGAGGTCCGTGGTGATGTGAAAGGCCTCGAGGGTCTCGTCCATCGTCGCGAGCTTGAACTGTCCCGCACGGAAACGCGGTCCCCAGGGAGAGCTATAGGTAGCCGAGCCGTCCATCAACGCGGGTCCGTCGCTGGTGGAGGCGTTCTGGCCGGCGTCCACCGTGGCAAGGTAGGTCACCGCGCCCTCCGTCTTCGGAATCGTGCCGCGGATCCCAAGGCGCAGGCGACGCACGCCGAAGGCGCTCTGGGTGTCGTCTCCCGAGAGCACGTTGAAGGCTGCATGACGCCCCTCGTAGGCCTGCAGCCCTGGGCTCTGTAGACCAGTCACTTTGTCGGGGAACAGCACCGCCTGGTAGAGCGGCTGAATGAAGAACACCGGGCGGATCGCCTCCTCCTCCTTGGCCGTCACCT
This genomic interval carries:
- a CDS encoding MarR family transcriptional regulator, whose product is MSRKRLEGPIDPELANDMHRKASTYTLLLHQLIAEHLNLNPTDHKVLDFMQSSGPEPPMTAGRLAEISGLSSGAITGVLDRLEKGRFIRRERDPKDRRSVIIRFLPDRIPDLESAFAPIGEANARLWAEYSPSEQALIYDYFQRTFELVDREVARLKGTAPVSPAKAISESDWVAPRGDTQRGTLDFTNGMSRLLLTSGSDTELARASFDGEAPKLEHREELIRVRYPRSLLALLKSKPKRGEIRLCRAVPWQLQVNGGATELECAFRELQLEHFKLRGGAQRLTLDLGVPAARVPIEIQGGAQQLSVVRPASSAIRLRVDGGATKVELDTLKLGAVGGELQWATPGLNETQPFYDIHVHGGCVGLALSSS